A genomic segment from Camelina sativa cultivar DH55 unplaced genomic scaffold, Cs unpScaffold33257, whole genome shotgun sequence encodes:
- the LOC109132160 gene encoding UBP1-associated protein 2C-like: MDMLKKRKLDENGIAMLNEGVIGAVSSRLMPHDARKIIERFSTDQLLDILQEAVVRHPDILEIV; encoded by the coding sequence ATGGATATGTTGAAGAAGCGAAAGCTCGATGAGAATGGAATCGCGATGCTAAACGAAGGTGTCATCGGCGCCGTTTCGTCTCGATTGATGCCACATGACGCTAGGAAGATTATCGAGCGGTTCTCTACTGATCAGCTTCTCGATATCTTGCAAGAAGCTGTTGTACGGCATCCAGATATCCTCGAGATCGTT